The following coding sequences are from one Streptomyces dengpaensis window:
- a CDS encoding transglycosylase domain-containing protein, with the protein MGRAEERRARQARGRRAAPKRSSGATVVGSTGVGGKAAGKARRSGIRRFVNWKTILGTFFGFCLLGMGAFIVLYMVVDIPEGNAAAKQQSNIYKYSDGSLLARTGEVNRELVDLDKVPKGVQKTFVAAENKSFYKDAGVDLKGTARGVLNTLSGKGKQGGSTITQQYVKNYYLNQDQTVSRKLKELVISLKVDRQKSKDDILAGYINTSYYGRNAYGIQAAAQAYYRADASDLTVEQGAYLASLLQAPSQYDWAVATDTGKRLVKARWNYTLDNMVEEGWLDAAEREAMKFPVPKPPKGAPGMEGQTGYLVKAAENALAKQLVAQGTAEDLSDAQARVEAGGWTITLNIDKKKQAKLEKAVKAQLTSKLDPEKRKVDANIQAGAASVDPKTGKVVAMYGGQDYFKHYYNNATRRDYQAASTFKPLILAAALEEQAETQSGRPITANTIYDGTSKRPVVGSDIGFAPPNEDDRSYGDVTVQTAMNKSINSVFAQMGVDVGMDEVLKVAGELGMDTKGLQAVPAQTLGSMGASPLEMAGVYATLDNHGKKVTPALVASAEHKDRTVEFPDPIGEQVISREAADTVTSVLTGVVDDGTARFSVRDNPDRDGQQVAGKTGTSDNNKSAWFTGYTPKLVTSVGLFGEDAKNQNQVSMRGATGLAAEGGRVNGGGYPAQIWAAYTFDAMGKVTRFDLDTTSGAAVEPTEKPTYTWTPSSTPSSSEPTTEEPTTEAPTSSAPPTPTDKPTTTEPPTKEPTAPVPTPTDDIPEDPLDPRKSD; encoded by the coding sequence ATGGGACGAGCGGAAGAGAGACGAGCGCGGCAGGCGCGTGGCCGCCGCGCGGCGCCCAAGCGCTCGTCCGGGGCGACGGTGGTCGGCTCCACGGGCGTCGGCGGGAAGGCCGCGGGCAAGGCCCGCCGCAGCGGCATACGCCGGTTCGTCAACTGGAAGACGATCCTTGGGACGTTCTTCGGCTTCTGCCTGCTCGGCATGGGCGCCTTCATCGTGCTCTACATGGTCGTCGACATACCCGAGGGCAACGCGGCCGCGAAGCAGCAGAGCAACATCTACAAGTACAGCGACGGCTCGCTGCTCGCCCGCACGGGCGAGGTCAACCGTGAGCTCGTCGACCTGGACAAGGTGCCCAAGGGCGTCCAGAAGACCTTCGTCGCCGCCGAGAACAAGTCGTTCTACAAGGACGCGGGCGTCGACCTCAAGGGCACGGCCCGCGGTGTTCTCAACACCCTGTCCGGCAAGGGCAAGCAGGGTGGTTCGACGATCACCCAGCAGTACGTCAAGAACTACTACCTCAACCAGGACCAGACCGTCTCGCGCAAGCTGAAGGAACTGGTCATCTCGTTGAAGGTGGACCGCCAGAAGTCCAAGGACGACATCCTCGCGGGCTACATCAACACCAGCTACTACGGCCGCAACGCGTACGGCATCCAGGCCGCGGCGCAGGCGTACTACCGCGCCGACGCGAGCGACCTGACGGTCGAGCAGGGCGCGTATCTCGCCTCGCTGCTGCAGGCCCCGAGCCAGTACGACTGGGCGGTCGCCACGGACACCGGCAAGCGGCTGGTCAAGGCCCGCTGGAACTACACCCTCGACAACATGGTCGAGGAGGGCTGGCTGGACGCCGCCGAGCGCGAGGCCATGAAGTTCCCGGTGCCCAAGCCGCCCAAGGGCGCGCCCGGCATGGAGGGGCAGACCGGCTATCTGGTGAAGGCCGCCGAGAACGCGCTCGCCAAGCAGCTCGTCGCCCAGGGCACGGCCGAGGACCTGAGCGACGCCCAGGCCAGGGTCGAGGCGGGCGGCTGGACCATCACGCTGAACATCGACAAGAAGAAGCAGGCCAAGCTGGAGAAGGCCGTCAAGGCGCAGCTGACCAGCAAGCTGGACCCGGAGAAGCGCAAGGTCGACGCCAACATCCAGGCCGGTGCCGCGTCCGTCGATCCCAAGACGGGCAAGGTCGTGGCGATGTACGGCGGTCAGGACTACTTCAAGCACTACTACAACAACGCGACCCGCCGTGACTACCAGGCCGCGTCGACCTTCAAGCCGCTGATCCTCGCGGCGGCCCTGGAGGAGCAGGCCGAGACGCAGAGCGGCAGGCCGATCACGGCGAACACGATCTACGACGGCACGAGCAAGCGCCCGGTCGTGGGCAGCGACATCGGCTTCGCGCCGCCGAACGAGGACGACCGCTCGTACGGCGACGTCACCGTCCAGACCGCGATGAACAAGTCCATCAACTCCGTCTTCGCGCAGATGGGCGTGGACGTGGGCATGGACGAGGTTCTCAAGGTCGCGGGCGAACTCGGCATGGACACCAAGGGACTTCAGGCGGTTCCCGCGCAGACCCTCGGCTCCATGGGCGCGAGCCCGCTGGAGATGGCCGGTGTCTACGCCACGCTCGACAACCACGGCAAGAAGGTCACCCCGGCCCTCGTGGCATCGGCCGAACACAAGGACCGTACGGTCGAGTTCCCGGACCCGATCGGCGAGCAGGTCATCAGCCGGGAGGCCGCCGACACGGTCACCTCGGTGCTCACCGGCGTGGTCGACGACGGTACGGCGAGGTTCTCGGTGCGGGACAACCCGGACCGTGACGGCCAGCAGGTCGCCGGCAAGACGGGTACGTCCGACAACAACAAGTCGGCCTGGTTCACCGGCTACACGCCGAAGCTGGTCACCTCGGTCGGCCTGTTCGGCGAGGACGCGAAGAACCAGAACCAGGTCTCGATGAGGGGCGCCACGGGCCTCGCCGCCGAGGGCGGCCGGGTCAACGGTGGCGGCTACCCGGCCCAGATCTGGGCGGCGTACACCTTCGACGCGATGGGCAAGGTCACCAGGTTCGACCTGGACACCACGTCGGGTGCGGCGGTGGAGCCCACCGAGAAGCCCACGTACACGTGGACGCCGAGCAGCACCCCCTCGTCGTCGGAACCGACCACCGAGGAACCGACGACCGAGGCACCGACGAGCAGCGCCCCGCCCACCCCGACGGACAAGCCGACGACGACCGAGCCGCCGACCAAGGAGCCGACCGCTCCGGTGCCGACGCCGACCGACGACATCCCGGAGGATCCGCTGGATCCGAGGAAGAGCGATTAG